One Asterias rubens chromosome 1, eAstRub1.3, whole genome shotgun sequence genomic region harbors:
- the LOC117299058 gene encoding uncharacterized protein LOC117299058 produces MLPVTRIPAVLVLSLFSLAHIHARHTTIHPGVQGLSDTKTSYKYIDKLSLSNDNRREFQEILLDAGAQHEKLLAECQAETYRPLTIDERISEAQVLLLTNLPAAATLLKDTLSFPEISTEQVSLKALEVSRRTCNR; encoded by the exons ATGTTACCAGTGACCAGGATACCAGCTGTCCTGGTTCTCTCCTTGTTCTCATTGGCCCATATTCATGCTCGACATACTACGATACACCCAGGTGTTCAAGGCTTGTCGGATACCAAGACGTCGTACAAATACATTGATAAGTTAAGTCTATCAAATGACAATAGACGAGAGTTTCAGGAGATACTGCTGGACGCCGGCGCCCAGCATGAAAAGCTGCTAGCAGAGTGCCAGGCAGAGACATACAGACCATTGACCATCG ATGAAAGGATTTCCGAGGCCCAAGTTCTACTTCTGACCAATCTGCCTGCTGCGGCCACGTTACTTAAAGATACGCTTAGCTTCCCAGAAATATCTACTGAGCaggtaagtttaaaggcactggaggt GTCCAGACGGACATGCAACAGATAG
- the LOC117298306 gene encoding ras-related protein Rab-15-like, with the protein MAKQYDILIRLLMIGDSGVGKTCMLCRYTDEGFITPHISTIGIDFKMKNLLLDDKRIRVQIWDTAGQERYDTITTQYFRRAQGFVLVYDITSEASFLNIQKWMTMVAEHAGPDVEMFLVGNKSDAEALRTVTEAEGVRFAKANGMDFIETSAHNSTNVNEAFMMLTKQVMKKRRKSIEKQMENIRLYTREDSRGDLECPSEGKTATSCC; encoded by the exons ATGGCGAAACAGTACGATATTCTGATCAGGCTTTTGATGATCGGTGATTCCGGAGTTGGAAAGACGTGTATGCTATGCAGATACACGGATGAAGGTTTTATCACGCCGCATATATCAACAATAG GTATTGACTTCAAAATGAAGAATTTATTATTAGATGACAAGAGAATCAGGGTACAGATTTG GGACACTGCTGGTCAGGAGAGGTACGATACTATTACTACACAGTACTTCAGAAGAGCTCAG GGGTTTGTGTTAGTTTATGACATCACAAGTGAGGCATCGTTCCTTAATATTCAGAAATGGATGACGATGGTTGCAGAG CATGCAGGTCCTGATGTGGAGATGTTTTTAGTTGGCAATAAGAGTGATGCAGAAGCTCTCCGTACAGTGACAGAAGCCGAGGGAGTTAGA tttgcaaaggCAAATGGAATGGATTTCATCGAGACGAGTGCACACAACAGTACTAATGTCAACGAG GCCTTCATGATGCTGACCAAGCAAGTGATGAAGAAGCGCAGGAAGTCAATAGAGAAACAGATGGAGAATATACGACTGTACACGAGGGAGGATAGTCGAGGGGACCTAGAGTGTCCCTCAGAAGGGAAGACCGCCACCAGCTGCTGCTGA
- the LOC117292929 gene encoding ubiquitin-like protein FUBI: MQLFVRGQQNHTLEVLGDELVRDVKFQLETLTAICVEDQLLMTGAEVLSDDLPLSHYGVSNLATLDLSVRMLGGKVHGSLARAGKVKGQTPKVDAEEKKKKKTGRAKRRMLYNRRFVNVVPTFGKRRGPNSNS; the protein is encoded by the exons ATGCAGCTGTTTGTACGCGGCCAACAGAACCACACCCTTGAGGTGCTGGGTGATGAATTAGTCCGTGATGTAAAG TTTCAGTTGGAAACCTTGACGGCTATCTGCGTTGAGGACCAGCTCTTGATGACCGGTGCTGAAGTGCTGTCTGATGACTTGCCCCTCTCACACTATGGTGTCTCAAACCTTGCTACTCTGGACTTGTCTGTCCGCATGCTCGGAG GTAAGGTTCACGGCTCTCTGGCTCGTGCTGGAAAGGTGAAGGGTCAAACACCAAAG GTTGACGCCGaggagaagaaaaagaagaagactgGCCGTGCCAAGCGACGCATGTTGTACAATCGCCGCTTTGTCAATGTCGTGCCCACCTTCGGAAAGCGCAGGGGACCCAACTCCAACTCCTAA
- the LOC117298333 gene encoding 39S ribosomal protein L49, mitochondrial-like: MALSIKAVCLGVRSTQQSLFLLQKAFNVQALQKSQCVCSTQTARSLSTSCRRLDSFPPSFYHRKDTIDESQPKTGFIESKEDFKFVERLIPSLEPPTPPVHEKYPTPSGWSPAKGAVLGTPYSIRRTRYHSVPVYMELKYGENQQLTVIKNVEGDIWAFGNDLKEHLEAKEGRPIPMRVNEVTQQVKFKGMYREAVKTWMANKGF, from the exons ATGGCGCTGTCCATAAAAGCAGTCTGTCTCGGCGTAAGATCAACACAACAGTCATTATTTCTTCTCCAGAAAGCTTTTAATGTACAAGCATTACAGAAA AGTCAATGTGTCTGCTCAACACAGACggctagaagtctttcaacCAGCTGTCGAAGACTAGACAGTTTCCCTCCTAGTTTCTACCACAGAAAAGACACTATAGATGAATCACAGCCTAAGACTGGCTTCATTGAATCTAAAGAAGATTTCAAATTTGTGGAGAGGTTGATTCCATCGCTAGAGCCTCCAACCCCACCTGTTCATGAGAAGTACCCAACGCCTTCAGGCTGGTCTCCTGCTAAAG GAGCTGTGCTAGGAACACCATACAGCATACGGAGAACAAGATACCATAGTGTACCAGTCTACATGGAATTAAAATACGGTGAAAATCAGCAACTTACAGTAATCAAGAATGTTGAAGGAGATATTTGG gcTTTTGGGAATGACCTAAAGGAACATCTCGAGGCCAAAGAGGGTCGCCCCATACCCATGAGGGTCAACGAGGTCACACAACAGGTCAAGTTCAAGGGAATGTATCGAGAAGCAGTTAAGACATGGATGGCCAACAAGGGCTTTTGA